From Pseudomonas sp. B21-028, one genomic window encodes:
- a CDS encoding ArsJ-associated glyceraldehyde-3-phosphate dehydrogenase: MTIKVGINGFGRIGRLAMRAAWHWPEFEFVQVNDPAGDAATHAHLLNFDSVHGRWNHQADADGDDIVIEGRRIKVTANKTIADTDWSACDLVIEASGKMKTVAVLQAYLDQGVKRVVVSAPVKEKGALNIVMGVNQHLFKPAEHAIVTAASCTTNCLAPVVKVIHEKLGIRHGSITTIHDLTNTQSLLDQPHKDLRRARACGMSLIPTSTGSATAIAEIFPELRGRLNGHAVRVPLANASLTDCVFEVERATTVEEVNQWLKDAAENELKGILGFEERPLVSIDYRSDPRSSIIDALSTLVVNGTQVKLYAWYDNEWGYANRTVELARMVGLAGHP; this comes from the coding sequence ATGACGATCAAAGTAGGCATCAATGGTTTTGGCCGGATCGGTCGTCTCGCGATGCGGGCCGCCTGGCATTGGCCCGAGTTCGAGTTTGTGCAGGTCAACGACCCTGCCGGTGACGCGGCCACCCATGCGCACCTGTTGAACTTCGACTCCGTGCACGGCCGCTGGAATCACCAGGCCGATGCAGACGGCGACGACATCGTCATCGAGGGCAGGCGGATCAAGGTGACGGCCAACAAGACCATTGCCGACACCGACTGGTCAGCCTGCGATCTGGTGATCGAGGCCAGCGGCAAGATGAAGACCGTCGCCGTGCTCCAGGCGTACCTCGACCAAGGCGTGAAGCGCGTGGTGGTCAGCGCCCCAGTGAAGGAAAAGGGCGCGCTGAACATCGTCATGGGTGTCAATCAGCACCTGTTCAAACCCGCCGAACATGCCATTGTCACCGCCGCATCCTGCACCACCAACTGCCTGGCCCCGGTGGTCAAGGTCATCCACGAAAAGCTCGGCATCCGCCACGGCTCGATCACCACCATCCATGACCTGACCAATACCCAGAGCCTTCTCGATCAACCCCACAAGGACCTGCGTCGCGCCCGCGCTTGCGGTATGAGCCTGATCCCCACCAGCACCGGCTCGGCCACCGCCATCGCGGAAATCTTCCCCGAGTTGCGCGGGCGCCTGAACGGTCACGCCGTGCGCGTGCCACTGGCCAATGCGTCGCTGACCGACTGCGTCTTCGAGGTCGAGCGGGCCACCACTGTCGAGGAAGTGAATCAATGGCTCAAGGACGCCGCTGAGAACGAATTGAAAGGCATCCTCGGTTTCGAAGAGCGGCCTCTGGTGTCCATCGACTACCGGAGCGACCCGCGCTCATCCATCATCGATGCGCTGTCGACCCTGGTCGTCAACGGGACCCAGGTCAAGCTCTATGCCTGGTACGACAATGAGTGGGGCTACGCCAACCGCACCGTCGAGCTGGCGCGGATGGTCGGTCTGGCCGGGCACCCATGA
- a CDS encoding DUF6691 family protein: MRKLTAFMAGLLFGIGLLLAGMTNPTKVLAFLDLSGAWDPSLALVMVGAIGVAIGPLTWASRQSRSLLGATMQLPVKRELDRRLIGGSLVFGVGWGIAGICPGPAVTILLTGRWQVIVFTLAMLAGMAVFSVLEKRPRP, translated from the coding sequence ATGCGAAAGCTGACTGCGTTCATGGCCGGCCTGCTGTTTGGTATCGGTTTGCTGCTGGCGGGCATGACCAACCCGACCAAGGTGTTGGCTTTCCTTGATTTGAGCGGAGCCTGGGACCCCTCCCTGGCTTTGGTGATGGTCGGAGCGATTGGCGTTGCCATCGGGCCGCTGACCTGGGCGAGCCGGCAATCGCGCTCGCTGCTGGGAGCCACGATGCAGTTACCGGTCAAGCGTGAACTGGATCGGCGCCTGATCGGTGGCAGCCTGGTGTTTGGCGTCGGCTGGGGCATCGCGGGTATTTGCCCCGGCCCCGCCGTGACTATCCTGTTGACCGGACGCTGGCAGGTCATCGTCTTCACCTTGGCCATGCTGGCGGGCATGGCGGTGTTTTCTGTGTTGGAAAAGCGACCGCGCCCGTGA
- a CDS encoding response regulator: protein MPPFAGVRVLVVEDEGAIAMLIEEMLEDFGCEVVASVARLATARDQASTALIDLALLDVNLAGELVFPVAEILRNRGIPFLFSTGYGVSGVPGEFAGYPVLHKPFSESELLQRMTLALRHRAPTSA, encoded by the coding sequence ATGCCTCCATTCGCTGGCGTCAGGGTGCTCGTCGTCGAGGACGAAGGCGCGATTGCCATGTTGATCGAGGAAATGCTGGAGGACTTCGGCTGCGAAGTCGTGGCTTCGGTGGCCCGGCTTGCGACGGCGCGGGATCAGGCAAGTACAGCGCTCATCGACCTGGCTCTCCTGGACGTCAACCTGGCCGGTGAGCTGGTTTTTCCGGTGGCCGAGATCCTGCGCAATCGCGGCATTCCGTTCTTGTTCAGCACCGGCTACGGCGTCAGTGGGGTACCGGGCGAGTTCGCCGGGTACCCGGTTCTGCACAAGCCGTTTTCGGAAAGCGAATTGCTGCAGCGTATGACCCTGGCGTTGAGGCATCGAGCGCCGACGTCGGCGTAG
- a CDS encoding amidase has product MIEITEVSIAQLRAALESGQTTAVELVQAYLARIEAYDGPDTPTALNAVVVRNPEALNEARASDARRAQGKTLGPLDGIPYTAKDSYLVKGLTAASGSPAFKDLIAYRDAFTIERLRGAGAICLGKTNMPPMANGGMQRGVYGRAESPYNGDYLTAPFASGSSNGAGTATAASFAAFGLAEETWSSGRGPASNNGLCAYTPSRGVISVRGNWPLTPTMDVVVPFARTMADLLEVLDVVVAQDPDTRGDLWRLQPWVPIPSVDTVRPASYPALAASSEALAGIRFGVPRMYINADPDAGTAESPGIGGPTGQRIITRPSVIALWEEARKALEACGAEVIEVDFPLVSNCEGDRPGAPTVFTRGLVSKEFLHHELWDLSAWAFDDFLRANGDPKLNRLADVNGPLIFPHDPGTLPNREDDLAAGMDEYVKMAERGIMPWDQIPTLPDGLRGLEKTRQIDLEDWMKRLGLDAVIFPTVADVGPADADVNPVSADIAWSNGVWVANGNLAIRHLGVPTVTVPMGVMADIGMPVGLTFAGRAYDDSKLLRLASAFESTGSKRRVPPRTPPLSTR; this is encoded by the coding sequence ATGATCGAAATCACTGAAGTTTCCATTGCCCAACTGCGCGCCGCGCTCGAATCGGGACAGACGACAGCGGTAGAGCTGGTCCAGGCCTACCTCGCCAGGATCGAGGCCTATGATGGGCCGGACACGCCCACCGCCCTGAACGCGGTGGTGGTGCGAAACCCGGAGGCGTTGAACGAGGCGCGGGCATCCGATGCCCGCCGGGCCCAGGGCAAGACGCTGGGGCCGCTCGATGGCATTCCCTATACCGCCAAGGACAGCTACCTGGTGAAAGGCCTCACCGCCGCCTCCGGAAGCCCGGCCTTCAAGGACCTGATTGCCTACCGCGATGCCTTCACCATCGAGCGGCTGCGCGGTGCCGGGGCGATCTGCCTGGGCAAGACCAATATGCCGCCCATGGCCAACGGCGGTATGCAGCGCGGCGTGTACGGCCGTGCCGAGAGCCCGTACAACGGCGATTACCTCACCGCACCCTTTGCCTCGGGCTCTTCCAACGGCGCCGGCACGGCAACGGCCGCCAGTTTCGCCGCATTCGGCCTGGCCGAGGAAACCTGGTCGAGCGGCCGCGGCCCGGCCTCGAACAATGGCTTGTGTGCCTACACGCCTTCACGCGGCGTGATCTCGGTGCGCGGCAACTGGCCGCTGACGCCAACGATGGACGTGGTGGTGCCTTTCGCCCGGACCATGGCCGATCTGCTGGAAGTGCTGGATGTGGTGGTCGCGCAAGACCCGGACACCCGGGGCGACCTGTGGCGCCTGCAACCCTGGGTGCCCATTCCGAGCGTCGACACCGTGCGGCCCGCCTCCTACCCCGCGCTCGCCGCTTCTTCCGAGGCGCTGGCAGGTATCCGCTTCGGCGTTCCGCGCATGTACATCAACGCCGATCCCGACGCCGGCACGGCCGAATCCCCTGGCATCGGTGGTCCGACCGGGCAACGCATCATCACCCGGCCTTCGGTGATCGCCCTCTGGGAAGAAGCACGCAAGGCCCTCGAAGCCTGCGGCGCCGAAGTGATCGAAGTGGATTTCCCGCTGGTATCCAATTGCGAGGGCGACCGCCCCGGCGCACCGACGGTATTTACCCGCGGCCTGGTTTCCAAGGAATTCCTCCACCACGAACTGTGGGACCTGTCGGCCTGGGCGTTCGATGATTTCCTGCGGGCCAACGGTGACCCGAAACTCAATCGCCTGGCCGACGTGAATGGTCCGCTGATCTTCCCCCACGACCCGGGCACCCTGCCCAACCGCGAGGACGATCTGGCCGCCGGCATGGACGAATACGTGAAGATGGCCGAACGCGGCATCATGCCCTGGGACCAGATCCCGACGCTGCCGGACGGCCTGCGAGGGCTGGAAAAGACCCGTCAGATCGACCTTGAAGACTGGATGAAACGGCTTGGACTCGATGCGGTGATTTTCCCCACCGTCGCCGACGTCGGGCCGGCGGACGCCGACGTCAACCCGGTCTCCGCGGATATCGCCTGGAGCAATGGCGTCTGGGTCGCCAACGGCAATCTCGCCATCCGCCATCTGGGCGTGCCTACCGTCACCGTGCCGATGGGCGTCATGGCCGACATCGGCATGCCTGTCGGCTTGACGTTTGCCGGTCGTGCCTATGACGACTCGAAGCTGCTGCGCCTGGCCTCGGCATTCGAATCGACCGGGTCGAAGCGGCGGGTACCGCCGCGTACACCACCGTTGTCGACTCGCTGA
- a CDS encoding formate dehydrogenase subunit gamma encodes MPDETLHLPLIQRVLEREKDTPGALLPILHAIQEGCGYVPDAAVPEIAHALNLSQAEVRGVISFYHDFRTTPPARHTLRLCRAESCQSMGAEHLAAQLREQLSLDDHGTSADGSISLRPVYCLGACVCSPALELDGQLHARLTPERLRELVNGCLEEGTC; translated from the coding sequence ATGCCCGATGAGACGCTTCACCTGCCTCTGATTCAACGTGTATTGGAGCGCGAAAAGGACACCCCCGGTGCCTTGCTGCCGATTCTTCATGCCATCCAGGAAGGCTGCGGGTACGTTCCCGACGCGGCCGTCCCGGAGATCGCCCATGCCCTCAACCTCAGCCAGGCTGAAGTGCGCGGGGTGATCAGTTTTTACCACGATTTCCGTACCACGCCGCCCGCGCGTCATACCTTGCGTCTTTGCCGGGCGGAGTCGTGCCAGAGCATGGGGGCCGAACATCTGGCTGCCCAATTGCGCGAACAGTTGTCGCTTGACGATCACGGCACCAGCGCCGATGGCAGCATCAGCCTGCGGCCGGTCTACTGCCTGGGCGCCTGCGTCTGCTCGCCAGCCCTGGAGCTGGACGGCCAGTTGCACGCGCGGCTGACGCCTGAGCGCCTGCGCGAGTTGGTCAATGGCTGCCTGGAGGAAGGCACATGCTGA
- a CDS encoding DUF488 family protein — translation MNNVYTIGHSTRTLEQFVETIASFGIDTVVDVRTVPRSRTNPQYNLDSLPGELARLGINHEQIVELGGLRKKSSTVPEETNGFWTNRSFHNYADYALSDEFEAGLNRLLALGETQRCVIMCAEAVWWRCHRRIIADYLLLRDVEVIHIMDKDKSSKAILNPAAKAHGLKLSYPASDQWGGGPSSTTL, via the coding sequence ATGAACAATGTTTATACGATAGGTCATTCGACCAGGACCCTCGAACAGTTCGTGGAAACCATCGCAAGCTTCGGTATCGACACTGTGGTCGACGTGCGAACGGTTCCGCGATCCCGGACGAATCCCCAGTACAACCTGGATAGCTTGCCTGGAGAATTGGCCCGGCTTGGGATCAACCATGAGCAGATCGTGGAGTTGGGAGGGCTGCGAAAGAAGTCGAGCACCGTCCCGGAAGAAACCAACGGATTCTGGACCAATCGCAGTTTTCACAATTACGCCGACTATGCGCTCTCAGATGAGTTCGAGGCCGGTCTGAACCGGCTGCTGGCGCTCGGTGAAACCCAGCGGTGCGTCATCATGTGCGCGGAAGCGGTCTGGTGGCGCTGCCATCGCAGGATCATCGCCGATTATCTGTTGCTGCGCGACGTCGAGGTCATCCACATCATGGACAAGGATAAATCGAGCAAGGCGATATTGAACCCCGCCGCCAAGGCGCACGGCCTCAAGCTGTCTTATCCGGCGTCGGACCAGTGGGGTGGTGGGCCAAGCTCCACCACCCTTTAG
- the arsJ gene encoding organoarsenical effux MFS transporter ArsJ produces the protein MKALAALAPEVRQYLLVTGNYWAFTLTDGALRMLVVLHFHALGYSPLQIAALFLFYELFGVITNLVGGYLGARLGLNRTMNIGLGMQVVALLMLTVPAVWLSVPWVMAAQALSGIAKDLNKMSAKSTLKLLVPDGQQGTLYRWVAMLTGSKNALKGVGFFLGGALLASLGFRGALLAMASALGLIWIGSLILLKRHLGKAKAKPRFRDLLSKSRAINILSAARLFLFGARDVWFVVALPVYLSSVFGWDFWKVGGFLAAWVIGYGLVQSFAPYITGKKRGHIPDGRGAFLWALALAGLPMTIALGLDSGLPQQTVLLGGLAVFGALFAVNSSLHSYLIVSYAKEDGVSLDVGFYYMSNAMGRLIGTLLSGWVYQVQGLQACLWISSGFVLLAALISMALPRHADR, from the coding sequence ATGAAGGCACTGGCGGCCCTCGCGCCAGAAGTGCGGCAATACCTGCTCGTCACGGGTAACTACTGGGCCTTCACCCTCACCGACGGTGCCTTGCGCATGTTGGTGGTGTTGCACTTTCATGCGCTGGGCTACAGCCCGCTGCAAATCGCTGCGCTGTTCCTGTTCTACGAACTGTTCGGCGTCATCACCAACCTGGTGGGCGGCTATCTGGGAGCCCGGCTGGGTTTGAACCGCACCATGAACATCGGCCTGGGCATGCAGGTCGTGGCCTTGCTCATGTTGACGGTGCCGGCCGTGTGGCTGAGCGTTCCCTGGGTCATGGCGGCCCAGGCCCTGTCCGGGATCGCTAAGGACCTGAACAAGATGAGTGCCAAGAGCACCCTCAAGCTTCTGGTCCCCGACGGGCAGCAGGGCACGCTGTACCGGTGGGTGGCGATGCTCACCGGCTCGAAAAATGCCCTCAAGGGCGTGGGCTTTTTCCTCGGCGGCGCCTTGCTGGCGTCGTTGGGGTTCAGGGGCGCGCTGCTGGCGATGGCCAGTGCGTTAGGGCTGATCTGGATCGGTAGCCTGATCCTGCTGAAGAGGCACCTGGGCAAGGCGAAAGCCAAGCCCAGGTTCCGTGACCTGCTGTCCAAGAGTCGCGCGATCAATATCCTCTCGGCGGCGCGGCTGTTCCTGTTCGGTGCCCGCGACGTCTGGTTTGTAGTGGCCTTGCCCGTCTACCTGAGCAGCGTCTTCGGCTGGGACTTCTGGAAGGTCGGCGGTTTCCTCGCCGCCTGGGTGATTGGCTACGGCCTCGTGCAGTCGTTTGCGCCCTATATTACTGGCAAAAAACGCGGGCATATACCGGATGGCCGTGGCGCTTTCCTCTGGGCGCTGGCACTGGCGGGCCTGCCAATGACCATTGCGCTGGGCCTGGACAGCGGGCTACCACAACAGACGGTGCTGCTCGGCGGGTTGGCGGTGTTTGGTGCGTTGTTCGCGGTGAATTCGTCCCTGCACAGCTACCTGATCGTGTCCTATGCCAAGGAGGATGGCGTGTCGCTGGACGTGGGCTTTTATTACATGTCCAACGCCATGGGCCGATTGATCGGCACGTTGCTTTCCGGTTGGGTCTATCAGGTTCAGGGGTTGCAGGCATGCCTATGGATTTCCAGCGGCTTTGTCTTGCTCGCCGCGCTGATCTCCATGGCATTGCCCCGTCACGCGGATCGTTGA
- a CDS encoding PAS domain S-box protein encodes MSNVEELPRETLAPSEYESLVSIGTNALEAIPGAVYLCDREGWLVRYNSEAAELWGRKPELGVSGDRYCGSHRLFLTDGTPLAFEDCPTASALSTGVVTRNQEIVIQRPDGSRFVALMNIRALRDRRGVIQGAINCFQDISAHHAMAEELRRKSADLEDFFENSAVGLHIVSGEGVILRANKAELALLGYSEEEYIGRHITEFHVDEPVIGDILDKLGSGDCLESYPARLKAKDGSIKHVSITSNGRFEDGKLFNTRCFTIDVTCVHAAEAARQESDDRLSATYEAATIGIAEADIDGRLLRVNDALCRMLGRTREQLLAMTFLDYTHPDSVGQDAALYARQVAGELDNYVLRKRALKPDGEIVYLDIHSSSVRDASGEFRYGVRVLQDVTLAQRMENQVRESERHMRNVLEALPAAVYTTDAEGRITFYNRAAVELSGRTPELGDMWCVTWKLFNTDGSPLPHDQCPMAVALKENRAIRGAEAIAERPDGVRVPFNPYPTPLHDADGNLVGAINMLVDITERKQAENRQKTLIDELNHRVKNTLATVQSLAAQTARNAEDATDGYRRFEARLLALSRAHDLLTKRHWESTPLDALANEVLMPVFGLEPDRITIEGATIDVGTRVALNFTMTLNELAINALKYGAMSVETGTLSVTWDLQPQPNGTLLILDWREQGGPPVARPEREGLGSRLMKRCIERDLGGKFDLTFAQEGVCCRFSFLIGA; translated from the coding sequence ATGTCAAACGTTGAAGAACTTCCCAGGGAAACGCTGGCGCCAAGCGAATACGAAAGCCTGGTTTCGATTGGCACGAATGCACTCGAGGCCATTCCCGGAGCGGTGTATTTGTGCGACCGCGAGGGTTGGCTCGTCAGGTACAACAGTGAGGCGGCTGAACTGTGGGGGCGTAAGCCGGAGCTCGGCGTGAGCGGTGATCGCTACTGTGGTTCCCATCGATTGTTCCTGACCGACGGCACGCCGCTGGCGTTTGAGGATTGTCCGACGGCCTCGGCGCTCAGCACGGGCGTTGTGACCCGCAACCAGGAAATCGTCATCCAGCGCCCGGACGGATCGAGGTTCGTGGCACTCATGAACATCCGCGCCCTGAGAGATCGGCGAGGGGTCATCCAGGGGGCGATCAACTGCTTCCAGGACATTTCCGCACACCACGCCATGGCCGAGGAGCTTCGCCGCAAGAGCGCCGACCTTGAAGACTTCTTCGAAAACAGCGCCGTGGGCCTGCATATCGTCAGTGGCGAGGGCGTCATCCTGCGCGCCAACAAGGCTGAGCTGGCCCTGCTGGGTTATTCGGAAGAGGAATACATCGGCCGCCATATCACCGAGTTTCATGTCGATGAGCCGGTCATTGGCGACATTCTCGATAAACTGGGCAGCGGCGATTGCCTGGAGAGCTACCCGGCACGCTTGAAGGCCAAGGACGGTTCCATCAAACATGTCTCGATCACTTCCAATGGGCGGTTCGAGGACGGAAAACTCTTCAACACCCGGTGTTTCACCATCGACGTGACTTGCGTTCATGCGGCCGAGGCGGCGCGCCAGGAGAGCGACGACAGGCTTTCGGCCACCTACGAGGCGGCGACCATCGGGATCGCCGAGGCCGACATCGACGGTCGCCTGCTGCGGGTGAACGATGCCCTCTGCCGCATGCTGGGCCGCACTCGCGAACAGCTGCTGGCGATGACATTCCTGGACTATACCCACCCGGACAGCGTCGGGCAGGACGCAGCCTTGTACGCGCGTCAGGTTGCCGGTGAACTGGACAACTATGTGCTGCGCAAGCGCGCGCTCAAGCCGGATGGCGAAATCGTCTACCTCGACATCCACAGTTCGTCGGTACGCGATGCCAGCGGCGAGTTCCGCTATGGCGTGCGGGTGCTGCAGGACGTGACCCTCGCGCAAAGGATGGAAAACCAGGTTCGCGAGAGCGAACGGCATATGCGCAATGTGCTCGAAGCACTGCCCGCTGCGGTCTACACCACCGATGCTGAAGGTCGCATCACTTTCTATAACCGTGCGGCTGTCGAGTTGTCGGGGCGCACGCCCGAGTTGGGCGACATGTGGTGCGTGACCTGGAAGCTGTTCAACACCGATGGAAGTCCGCTTCCCCACGACCAATGCCCCATGGCGGTGGCGTTGAAGGAAAACCGGGCGATTCGGGGTGCCGAGGCTATTGCCGAACGCCCGGATGGGGTCCGTGTGCCGTTCAATCCCTATCCGACGCCTCTCCATGACGCCGATGGCAATCTCGTGGGCGCGATCAACATGCTGGTGGACATTACCGAGCGCAAGCAGGCGGAAAACCGCCAGAAGACGTTGATCGACGAGCTCAATCACCGGGTCAAGAACACCTTGGCCACGGTGCAGTCTCTGGCGGCTCAGACCGCGCGCAACGCAGAGGATGCAACAGACGGCTACCGGCGCTTCGAAGCCCGGTTGCTGGCGCTGTCACGAGCCCATGACCTGCTGACTAAGCGGCACTGGGAAAGTACCCCTCTGGACGCCCTGGCCAATGAAGTGTTGATGCCAGTCTTCGGGCTCGAGCCCGATCGCATCACGATCGAAGGCGCGACCATCGACGTCGGCACCCGGGTGGCGCTCAACTTCACGATGACCCTCAACGAACTCGCGATCAACGCGCTCAAATATGGCGCGATGTCCGTCGAGACAGGCACGCTTTCGGTGACCTGGGACCTGCAGCCCCAACCAAACGGCACCTTGTTGATCCTGGACTGGCGGGAGCAGGGTGGGCCGCCCGTGGCTCGACCGGAGCGCGAAGGGCTGGGTTCGCGGTTGATGAAGCGCTGCATCGAGCGCGACCTGGGTGGCAAATTCGACCTGACCTTCGCCCAGGAGGGCGTTTGCTGCCGCTTCTCGTTTCTGATTGGAGCCTAG
- the treA gene encoding alpha,alpha-trehalase TreA has product MRPLHFTSLSFAVVLCTACSSQPPATWSYADAQGRANSPPDQAYPELFEAVQRGQVFTDQKHFVDALPNRDPAQIRADYLARRDSAGFDLKAFVKDNFTESGQAESPAPKPGAPIREHIDNLWPVLSRTYREVPQYSSLLPLPQPYVVPGGRFREMYYWDSYFTMLGLEQSGDKAQVRQMVDNFAYMIDTYGHIPNGNRTYYLSRSQPPFFAYMVELQAHIEGDQAYSRYLPQLQKEYAYWMAGAQTLKPGAAAEHVVKLGDGSVLNRYWDASPTPRQESWLQDLKTAEQTDRPKQEVWRDLRAGAESGWDFSSRWLGDSKDLTTIRTTSIVPVDLNSLMYHLERTIAKGCETVQNVPCVQTYGQRADQRQRAIEQHLWKADGGYYVDYDWQLKQQRPNLTAATLFPLYTGLASAERAGRTADAVRSGLLRPGGIATTQVSNGQQWDEPNGWAPLQWVAVEGLNRYGQTALAEQIGTRFLQQVRNLYRDEDKLVEKYDVSGAGQGGGGGEYELQDGFGWTNGVTLKLLEKYGVSAESGSH; this is encoded by the coding sequence ATGCGACCTTTGCATTTCACCAGCTTGTCCTTCGCCGTCGTGCTTTGCACGGCCTGTTCCAGTCAACCACCGGCAACATGGAGCTACGCCGATGCCCAGGGGCGGGCCAACTCGCCGCCTGACCAGGCTTATCCGGAGCTGTTCGAAGCGGTGCAGCGCGGCCAGGTGTTTACCGACCAGAAACACTTCGTCGACGCGCTGCCGAACCGCGACCCGGCGCAGATCCGTGCCGATTACCTGGCCCGCCGCGACAGCGCCGGCTTCGACCTCAAGGCATTCGTCAAGGACAATTTCACCGAATCCGGCCAAGCCGAAAGCCCGGCGCCGAAACCCGGCGCGCCGATCCGGGAGCACATCGACAATCTCTGGCCGGTGCTGAGCCGAACCTACAGGGAAGTGCCTCAGTACAGCAGCCTGCTGCCCTTGCCCCAGCCTTATGTGGTGCCGGGCGGGCGTTTTCGCGAGATGTATTACTGGGACTCCTATTTCACCATGCTCGGCCTGGAGCAAAGCGGCGACAAGGCCCAGGTGCGGCAGATGGTCGACAACTTCGCCTACATGATCGACACCTATGGTCATATCCCCAATGGCAACCGCACGTACTACTTGAGCCGGTCGCAGCCGCCGTTCTTTGCCTACATGGTGGAGTTGCAGGCGCACATCGAGGGTGACCAGGCCTACAGTCGATACCTGCCACAACTGCAAAAGGAATATGCCTACTGGATGGCTGGGGCACAAACGCTCAAGCCCGGCGCGGCCGCCGAACACGTGGTCAAGCTGGGGGATGGCAGCGTGCTCAATCGCTACTGGGATGCCAGTCCAACGCCGCGGCAGGAGTCCTGGTTGCAAGACCTCAAGACCGCAGAACAGACGGACAGGCCGAAGCAGGAGGTCTGGCGTGACCTGCGTGCCGGGGCAGAAAGCGGCTGGGATTTCAGCTCCCGCTGGCTGGGCGACAGCAAGGACCTGACGACGATACGGACCACCTCCATCGTGCCGGTGGACCTGAACAGCCTGATGTATCACCTGGAACGCACCATCGCCAAAGGCTGCGAGACTGTTCAGAACGTGCCTTGCGTCCAGACCTACGGCCAGCGCGCCGACCAGCGTCAGCGTGCCATCGAGCAACATTTATGGAAGGCCGATGGTGGTTATTACGTGGACTACGATTGGCAACTGAAGCAGCAACGCCCCAACCTGACCGCTGCGACGCTGTTTCCGCTATACACCGGTTTGGCCTCGGCCGAGCGCGCAGGCCGTACTGCCGATGCGGTACGTTCAGGTTTGCTGCGTCCGGGCGGTATCGCGACCACCCAGGTCAGCAACGGCCAGCAGTGGGATGAGCCCAATGGCTGGGCACCGCTGCAATGGGTGGCGGTGGAAGGTTTGAACCGTTATGGGCAAACCGCGCTGGCTGAGCAGATTGGCACGCGCTTTTTGCAGCAGGTGCGGAATCTCTATCGCGACGAAGACAAACTGGTGGAGAAATACGACGTGTCCGGCGCGGGGCAGGGGGGCGGTGGGGGCGAATATGAGTTGCAGGATGGCTTTGGCTGGACCAATGGTGTCACGCTGAAGTTGTTAGAGAAATATGGCGTAAGCGCCGAATCCGGCAGCCATTGA